The following are from one region of the Phycisphaerales bacterium genome:
- a CDS encoding mechanosensitive ion channel family protein has product MRSRHPSAALLARLVAVACILVAASISGAWQDEAPGSPPLEPDREVSASEQAVGVEDQVDDERIARRLGEVLRATERFSQIDVEVREGVAFLRGSTEKEESRTLAGDLARRTEGVVAVVNNITIEQGPIWTIEPAKRELVALWRQAIASAPLLGGGILVLLITFVTATLAQRLAGPAIGRGTDSDLLRAVLRKLVYIVVLLVGVYIALRVSGMTRIALTVVSGTGIIGLILGFAFRDIAENFLASLLLSVQRPFRLGDVIEVDGKLGVVRKVTSRGTLLIDFDGNHIQISNATVYKSTIKNYTANPKVRLSFTVGIGYDDDISHAQEVLRSMLQDHRAVLDDPEPLVLVEQLGASTVNLRAYYWIDGSEHSMLKVGSSAMRLAKTALTREGISMPDESREVIFPKGVPVRMLDEHDAPRGAKPSAPAERRERIEAVTEAEGDLASETADLEKQADEARDPEEGSNVLGQSAQREGGS; this is encoded by the coding sequence GATATCGGGAGCCTGGCAGGACGAGGCTCCCGGCTCGCCGCCCCTGGAGCCCGATCGCGAGGTCTCGGCCAGCGAACAGGCCGTCGGAGTCGAGGACCAGGTCGACGATGAGCGGATTGCGCGTCGCCTGGGTGAAGTCCTTCGCGCGACCGAACGCTTCTCGCAGATCGACGTGGAAGTTCGCGAGGGCGTGGCCTTCCTGCGTGGTTCGACCGAAAAGGAAGAGTCCCGAACGCTCGCGGGCGATCTTGCGCGCCGCACGGAGGGCGTGGTGGCGGTGGTGAACAACATCACCATCGAGCAGGGGCCGATCTGGACCATCGAACCGGCAAAGCGGGAACTGGTGGCCCTATGGCGACAGGCGATCGCGTCGGCCCCGCTGCTGGGCGGCGGTATCCTCGTTTTACTGATCACGTTCGTGACGGCAACCCTTGCCCAGCGGCTCGCGGGCCCGGCCATCGGACGCGGCACCGACAGCGACCTGCTGCGCGCCGTTCTGCGCAAGCTCGTGTACATCGTGGTGCTGCTGGTGGGCGTGTACATCGCGTTGCGCGTCAGCGGCATGACCCGCATCGCTCTCACCGTCGTCAGCGGCACGGGCATCATCGGATTGATCCTGGGCTTTGCGTTCCGGGACATTGCCGAGAACTTCCTGGCCAGCCTGCTGCTGAGCGTGCAGCGCCCGTTCCGCCTGGGCGACGTCATCGAGGTCGACGGCAAGCTCGGCGTGGTGCGCAAGGTCACCAGCCGGGGGACGCTGCTCATCGACTTCGATGGCAACCACATCCAGATCTCCAACGCCACGGTCTATAAGAGCACCATCAAGAACTACACGGCGAACCCAAAGGTTCGGCTGAGCTTCACCGTCGGCATCGGCTACGACGACGACATCTCGCACGCTCAGGAAGTCTTGCGATCGATGCTGCAAGACCATCGGGCCGTGCTGGACGACCCCGAGCCGCTGGTGCTGGTCGAGCAGTTGGGCGCCTCGACGGTGAACCTCCGCGCATATTACTGGATCGACGGATCGGAGCACAGCATGCTGAAGGTCGGCAGTTCGGCGATGCGGCTGGCCAAGACGGCGTTGACGCGTGAGGGTATCTCCATGCCCGATGAATCGCGCGAGGTCATCTTCCCGAAGGGCGTGCCGGTGCGGATGCTCGACGAACACGACGCACCGCGCGGTGCGAAGCCGTCGGCACCGGCCGAACGTCGCGAGCGCATCGAGGCCGTGACCGAAGCCGAAGGCGACCTGGCCAGCGAGACGGCCGACCTGGAGAAGCAGGCCGACGAGGCCCGCGACCCGGAAGAGGGCTCGAACGTGCTGGGCCAATCCGCTCAGCGGGA